From the genome of Hydrogenothermus marinus:
TCAAGAATGGATATTATTTTTAGATGCAGATGAAGTTGTTTCAAAAGAACTAAAAGAGGAAATAATAAAAGCTATAAAAAATCCAAAAGCTGATGGATATTCTATAAATAGAAAAACATATTATGCAGGTAAGTTTTTAAATCATATATGGCAACCTGATTATGTTTTAAGACTTGTAAAAAAATCTGCAAATCCAAGATGGGAAGGTGGAGATATTCATGAATATTTAAGAATAGATGGAAAAGTATCAAAACTAAAAGGATATTTATACCATTATACATATAAAGATATATATGAGCATTTTCAAAAATCTATAAAATACGCAAAGTTATCTGCTGAAGATTACTATAGACGAGGGAAAAAATTCCATTTATATAATCTTATAATAAATCCTTTTTGGGCATTTTCTAAACAATATTTTATTAATTTAGGTTTTTTAGATGGAATTAGAGGTTTAGCTGTAGCAGTAAGTTATTTTTGCAATGCTTTTTTAAAATATTTATTTTTATGGGAATTAGAACAAGAGAAGAAGAAAAAATAAACTTATTCTTTTTTTAAGAATCTATCAATTCCATCCTCACACCATGTTAGTTTTTTTTCTATACTTTTTTTTAGTTTCATATCATTTTCTGGTAAGCTTTTTCTAGAGTTTTCTGGATGATAAAGATGATAAGCAACAGCACTAAATTTTAAATTTTTTCTAAGAATTCCTTTATTTATAAGCCTTACAGCAAATTCGCTATCTTCTCTTCCCCAACCAACAAAAGTATTATCAAAACCATTAACAGCTAAAATATCTTCTTTGTAAAGGGATATATTACAACCTCTTATTCCTTTTATGGATGTTGTAATTCTTGAGAAAAGAGAAGATAAAATTTTTGATCTTATTGCATTTTTTCTGTTTTTCAAACCTTTTGAAAAGAAATTAAAATTCATTATTTCATTTGATATTGCTTTTTCTGTAAGTTCTTTATCTAATAAAACACGGGAACCTTGAATAAATAAACCTTTTTTTGAAGCATTTACATGATCATAAACAAAATGTTTATCTAATATTAAATCACCATCTATAATAATAATATAATCACCTTTTGAAGCTGCTATTGCACGATTTCTTATCATAGCTAATCTAAATCCTTTATCTTCTTGCCATACATGAATAATTGGGATTTTAGAATTTAATTTCATTTTTTCAACTAATTTTTTCGTTTCTTGTGTACTTCCATCATCTGCTATTATTATTTCATAGGGCTTATACGTCTGATTTAAAGCACTTTTTATAGTTAGCTTTAAAGCATCTGGACGATTATAAGTACTAATTATTAAAGATACTTTCACTTAGTCTTATCCTTTATAAAATTTATACGATATATTATATATAATTTTAAGTAGTTCTAGTGATAAAGATAAATTAAATATGTAAATTAAGATTTATAAAACGCAATTAAGAAAAAACCTAAAGTAATACCATATAAACAAGCTAAACAAAGTTATTCTTTTTTTTATCTTTATTAAAAAATTTTTTATAAATCCTATCAAAACCATAAACTTCATCTGATATAATAGTCAGAAAAAGTTAAAAAAATCGTTTTTAATAATTGAAACAAGTTTGGGAGGTAAAGAAATGAAGAAACAGATTTATTTCTCTCTTTTATTTTTTGTTTTTACTGCTTTTGCAGAAGATAATTTTGAGAAAGCAAGAAAAGCTTTAAATGAAAAAAATTATAATTTAGCAATTAGTTTATTAAAAGAGGATTGTTCTAATAACATTGGTAAGTCTTGCGAATTTTTAGGACAAATATATGATGAAGGATTAGGAGTAAATAAAGATTATAATAAAGCTAAATATTATTATGAAAAAGCTTGTAAGCTTAATGAGAGCTTTGGTTGCAATAATCTTGGTTATTTATATGAAACAGTAAATAAAGATTATAATAAAGCTAAATATTATTATAAAAAAGCTTGTAATTTAGGATACAAAAAAGCTTGTGGTTATTATGCAGAACTTAAAAATATAGAAAATATTCCTAAACCTTTTGGATTAGTTGTCGGTAAAACCACTCAAGAAGAATTTTTAAGAATAGTTAAAGAAAGGAATTGGAATATATCAAATAAAGGATACAGAATAATAAAAGATGATGTCTCTAATCCAAATATTTATGGTTATTTCATAGATAATATAAATCTAAAATATTTAGATACAGCTAAATTTTGGTTTTATAAAGGAATATTAATGAAAATTGATTATGAACTTAGTGAAGATATGGGAAAAAACACATTTAAAGTTTATTATGATAAATTAAAAGCAAAATATGGAGCACCAGCAATATATAGGGAACCTTATTTAGCAGAAGGTTTAGCAGAATGGAATTTTGGAAATGTAAAAGTAATATTAAGAGTTCCTTGGGTTTCAACATATACATATTTAACTTATGAAGATATAAAACTTACTCAAGAAGCAGATAAAGATGATGAAGAATACTATAAATCTTATATTCAAAAAACTTCTAAAGATATAGAAGGTTTATAATTTTTAAGAAAGGTTCTCAAGGTTAAAAACCTTTGGGAACTATTTTTATAAATCTTAAAGAGGGGTGGTCTTATGTGGAGTTGGGATGATATTTTAGAGGAAAGAAATAAGCATTTAAGCAGATTTTCAAATTTTATTGTTTTTGATATTGAAACTATTCCAGATAAGCAAATGCTTGAAGAAATTGGAAATGATGGAGAGAAAGAAAAGCACCAAAATGGAGAGTTTTTACCTATACCATTTCATAAAATTGTAAGCATTAGCTATCTTATTATCAAAAATGAAGATATAAAAATTTTTAAATCTTTTGTGTCTGAAAAAGAACAATTTTTAATAAATAACTTTTGGGATGGGTTTAGGCAAGCATATACAGGCAGAAATGGATATATAGAAATATTTCCTGTTTTAATTACTATAAATGGAAAAGATTTTGATATTCCTGTAATAAATGCCAGAAGTTTAAGATATATAGAAAATATAGATGAAACCTACAAAAAATATATAAGTATTTTCCTTGATAAATTTGATAAATGGGAAGATAAATATCCAAGATATACAAATAGATATACTCTTTATCATATAGATATTCCTCTTGATATTTTTGGAAAAAAAATGTCTTTAAAAAATTTATGTTATCTTTGTAATATACCTGTAAAGCAAGAAGGAGATGGCTCAAAAGTAGAAGATTATTTTAATAACGGAGATTTAGAAAAAATAGCAAGATACTGTAGTGAAGATGTAAAAGCTACTGCAATGCTTTTTTCATATATAAATGAGCATTTTCTTTCAAGTATGTATCTTTTTCCAAAGATAGATGATTTAGAAAATATTGAGCCAGAAATAATAAAGGATTAAAAATGTTCTTTTCAGGAAGTTATTCATTTTTAAAAGAAAATTTATTAAATCTAATAAAAAATATAGAAGTAGGTAAAAAAATTACCTTCATTGTTCATTCTAATCAGATGAAACTTTATCTTAAAGAATATCTTGTAAAAAATCTTGGGATATTAGTAAATACCGAGTTTTATACATTAATAGATATATCAAAAAGATTATCTGAGATAGAACCTCTTAATGATTTTGATAAAGAATTTATAATTAAAAAATTTTTACTTGAAAAGAATTTAGATTTAGATTCTCTTCCTGAAGAGTTTAATTTATTACTTCAACAGATTAAAGAGTATCAAATACCTATTATTAATATTAAATCAGATTTTGTTAAAGAGATAATAAATAAGTATGAAAATTTTAAAGATAAAAAATATTTTGATAGAGAAGATGTTCACCAAAAAGCAATAGAAAAAAATACAGATTTTAAAACAGATTATTTAATTATTTTTGGAATTAAATCAGTGCCAAAACTTCATCAAAGATTATTTTTAAAATTAAAATCTATTTCACAAAACATATTTGTTTTCTTGCCTTTAATAAGAAATTCAGGATATTTTCAAAATTATCAACATTTTAAAGAAGTTTTTAACTTTTATGAAGATATGATAGAAAATCAAGCAATAGAAGAAAAATCTTATGATATAAACACAAAAACAGCAAATCTTATATATAAGTTTGATTATGATTTTAAGCCTTTTGAAAATGAAAATATAAGATTATTAAAAGCAGAAAATCCTTACCAAGAAGTTGAATTTTTAGCTTATGAAATTATAAATCTTATTGAAAAAGGAAATGATTTTAAAGATATAGCAGTTATAATTCCACAGATAGAAAGTTATATTCCATATATAAAAGATATTTTCAATAAATATAAAATTCCTTATTATCTGTCTGAAGAAAATAGATATATTGATTATCCAGTTTTTAGAAAGCTATTTGATATTTTTCAATTAAAACAGGAAAACTTTTCAAAAGATTTTGTTTTAAAAATTTTAGATAGCAATTTAATTAATATTGAAGACATAGACAAAATATATAAAGAAATTTTAAATCTACCTGTAATTATATCTTTTGAGGAATGGGAAGAATATTTCTTTAAAGAAAAAGATAATAATTTATATAAAATTTTAAAACTGATTAATGATTTTACAGAAGAAACAGATTTAGAAAGCTATATAAATCTACTAAAAAATATATCAAATTTAATAAAATCAGAAGAACTTAAGCAGTTTTTAAATGAAATAATAGAAAATTTAGAAAATAATCAACTTTATAAAGAGCTTTTTCCAAAGCTAAGATATAAAGATTTTTTAGCCATATTGAAAACATTTTTTATGCAAGAGTATAAAGAAAACAAAATAAGAGCAAATACAATATCAATATTAAATCCAATTTCAGCAGAAGGAAATAATTTTAAATACATATTCTTTTTAAATCTTAATTCAGGAAATTTTCCATCTACCATAAGAGAAGAGATTTTAGCAACAGCTTCAGAACTTAATAATATAGACTATCCTTTTCATCTTCTTATGCAACAACTTTCAAATTTTGCATCAATATTAGACAAAAATAAAAAAATATATCTTTCTTATGTAGGAAATGGAATAAATGGAGAAAAAAAGGCACCTTCTTTTATTATTGAAGAACTAAAAAGAATATTAAATATTGAAATAGAAGATGTAAAAATAGATAAACCTTTAAGTAAAAAAGATTTTTATATAAAATATGCAAAATATTTAATAAATTTAGATAATAATCTAAAAGAAAAATATCAAAAAATAAAAGAAAAAGATTTAGAAAAAACAAAACAAGATTTTAAATATGATTTTGTAAACATTCAGTTTCCAATATCAGCAACAAAGTTTAGTATATATGCAACCTGTCCTTATAAATTCTTTTTTGAAGTATTAATGGAAATTTCAGATATTGAGCAGATAGATAGAGAAAAAATATCACCTGTAGATAAAGGAATTATTATCCATAAAGTTTTAGAAAATTTTTATAAAAATAAAGATTGGGAAGAACTTGAAAAGCAGTTTTTTAAAGAAATAGAAGAAAAAATAAAATTTTTAATACCTTCTTATATACCATTTGCTTATGAAGATGCAAAAATAACCTTTGACAATTTAAAAAAATTTATAGATTGGGATTTAAAAAGATTAAAAGAAGAGCAAAAAGAACCTATAATTTTAGAAGAAGCATACGAAACAAAAGATTTTAAAGGAAAGATAGATAGAGTAGATAAAGATAACAATGAAAATTATTACATTTATGATTACAAAACCGGAAAAACAAAAATAAAAGATATAGAAGAAAATATAAAAACAAAGTATATCCAGCTTTTAATATACAAAAGATTTTTAAAAGACAAAAAAGTAAAAGAGATAGGAATATTTTCTATAAATAACAAAAATGGAGATTTTTTAGCAAAAATTGATGATGAAAGTAAATTAAAAGAGCTTGATAGCTATTTATTAAGCTTGTTGGACCAATTAAAAAATAAATATTTTTATCCTCAAGAAAATGATTATTGTAAATACTGTATTTTTGAGACTTTTTGTCCAAAAGACAAACTAAAAGAGGAATAAAATGGCAAATATTAACTATATAGCATCAGCAGGAACAGGAAAAACATATAATCTTATAAAAAATGTTATAGAAAAGATAACAAAAGAAAATATAGAGCTAAAAAATTTATTAATATTAACCTTTACAGAAAAGGCAGCAGCAGAACTTAAAGAAAAAATAGCAGAAAGTATAAAAGAAAAAATATCAGATAAAAACACAGATTTAAAAGATAAAATAAAACTACATAAACAGCTTTTATTTATAGATAGTGGATATATTGGAACATTTCATAGTGTGTTTTATAGATTTTTAAGAAAATATCCAGAAATAACAAAAATAGATTTATCTTCTCAGATTATAGATGAAGAAGAAATAAAAGATTTTTTATATATATCTTTTGAAGAATGGATAAAAGAAGATTTTGAAAAAGATAAAGATATATGGCTTGAAATTGCAAATTTTTTAGAAGCAAACCCAAAAGAAATAAAAAAAATATTTTTTGACCTTTACAAAAATAGAACAAAAATAAAAATTTCTGATTCAAATACGGATTTAAACTATCAGAAAGAAAAAATAAACACTCAGAAAAAAGAGTTATTAGCCTTAGAAGAAGAAGTAATAAAACAATATAAAGAAAATCAAAAGTTCTTTAAAAAAGAAGCAGAAGAAAAAATAAAAACAGTTTTTAATCAATTAAAGCGAAAAAATTTAAGCAAATTAAAAAAAGGTGAAAATTTAGTAAATAAAAAGAAAGAAAAGGAGGTTCCAGATTTATATAGTTTCTTTGAATATTTCTGTCACAAAGTAAATAATTTAAGAAATTATGTAAGAGATTATAATGCAAAATTAATTTTAAAAAAATTTAGAGATTTTAAAGAATATTTCCAAGAAAAAAAACAAAAAGAGCAGATATTAGATTTTACAGATATATTATTAAAAACAGAAGAACTTATAAAAAATGAAAAAGTAAGAAAGCAATTAAAAGATAAATTTAAATATATATTTATAGATGAGTTTCAAGATACAGATATGATCCAAGCAAAAATAATAAAGCAGATTTCAAACAATAATATATTTGTATTTGGAGACCCTAAACAATGTATATATACTTGGAGAAATGCAAATTTAAAAGTATATTTTGAATTTTTAGAAGAAAATAATTTTGAAGATATAGTTTTAAACACAAATTATAGAAGTGATAAATGCATAGTTGATTTTCATAATAGGTTAATTTCCATAAAAGATTATTTAAAACATATAGATGAAAAATACAAAGTAGAAGTTAATCATAATAAATCTTTTGAAAATAGCTATATAAAGCATTTCATCTTAAATACTGAAGATAAAGAAATCCAAGCAAAACTTACAATAAAAATAATTCAAGATTTAATTAAAGAAGGCCAAAAATATGAAGATATTATGATACTTTTTTTAAATAATGATGATATAAGAGAGTTTAAAAAAATACTTGACCAGTATAATATTCCAAATATCATAACAGCAGATGAAAATCTATTTGATAGCGAAGAAATAAAATTAATTCTCAATATACTAAAATATATAGAATATCCAGAAAATAGACTAAATCTTTTAAAAATCCTAAAATCACCATTAATATTAGCAGATGATAAAACAATTTATGAAAAAAATCTAAATATCAGCAATAAAAATTTAGAAATAATAAATCAGATTATAAGTCAGAAAAACTCATTAACCTTACAACAAATAATAGATAAAATATTTGAAGAAACAGATTTAATAGAAATATTTTCAATAATTGATGAAAATTCTATAGAAAACTTTAATATCTTTAAAAAAATATATAAACAAAAAAGTTTAGAAGGATATAGCTTAAGAGATTTTATACTTTATTTAGAAACATCAACCTATCCAAAAGGAAATGAAAATGATAAAAATGCAGTAAAACTTTTTACAATCCATAAATCAAAAGGATTAGAAAGCCCTGTAATTATAATGCCTTTAATAGATCATAAACCTTATCAAATTAGATTAGGAGAAGAACTTTATATAAAAAAGGAAATACCTTTATTAAACCTTACTAAGCAAGGAGCAGTTAGCAAAAAATTAAAAAAATATAAAAAAACCCTTAAAGAGGAAATAAAAAATGAAAATGAAAGATTATTTTATGTAGCAACAACAAGAGCAAAAGAAAAACTAATATTTATATCAGGAACCCAAAATAGAGAAAACTCATTTAAAAATATTTTAGAAAAAGTTTCAAATATAGAAAAAGAAACCATAGATATTGAAAATATATTACTTGAAAAAAATGAAGATGAAGAACAATCTTTAAAAGATATAGAAAAACAACTAAAAGAGATTGAAAAAAAGGAAAAACAAAGAGAAAAAATCTATGAAAAAGCACTAAAACAACAACCTTTTACATCTGTTTCAAAAATAATGGAAGAAGAAAAAGAAGAAGTTGTAAAAACATCTGTAAATCAAGAAATAGCCACATATACAGGAATTTTAACTCATTTAATACTAGAAAATTTAGACTTTAAAAACTTTTCTGAAAAAGATATAAATAAGCTTATACAAGAAAAACAAAATATAATTCCAAATAAAATCAAAAAACAAGTTGTAGAAAATGTAAAAACTATTTTAGAAAGATTTGAAAATTCAAACCTACATAATGAGCTAAAAAATGCAGAAATATTATTTAAAGAACTTCCATTTTCTTTGTATGAAGATGGAAAAATAATAGATGGAAGAATAGATATTATCTACAAAAAAGATGGAAAAATAATTGTAATGGATTTTAAAACAAACAAATATGAAACAGAAGAAGAAAAACAAAAAATTATAAAAATGTATGAAACTCAAAAAAATTACTATCTAAAAGCAGTCCAAAAATTCATAACCAAA
Proteins encoded in this window:
- a CDS encoding glycosyltransferase family 2 protein, coding for MKLPLSVAIITYNEEENIARTLKAIEDIASEIIILDSYSDDKTVEIAKSFQAKIYQEEWKGFKEQKNSLLRKCSQEWILFLDADEVVSKELKEEIIKAIKNPKADGYSINRKTYYAGKFLNHIWQPDYVLRLVKKSANPRWEGGDIHEYLRIDGKVSKLKGYLYHYTYKDIYEHFQKSIKYAKLSAEDYYRRGKKFHLYNLIINPFWAFSKQYFINLGFLDGIRGLAVAVSYFCNAFLKYLFLWELEQEKKKK
- a CDS encoding glycosyltransferase family 2 protein, whose product is MKVSLIISTYNRPDALKLTIKSALNQTYKPYEIIIADDGSTQETKKLVEKMKLNSKIPIIHVWQEDKGFRLAMIRNRAIAASKGDYIIIIDGDLILDKHFVYDHVNASKKGLFIQGSRVLLDKELTEKAISNEIMNFNFFSKGLKNRKNAIRSKILSSLFSRITTSIKGIRGCNISLYKEDILAVNGFDNTFVGWGREDSEFAVRLINKGILRKNLKFSAVAYHLYHPENSRKSLPENDMKLKKSIEKKLTWCEDGIDRFLKKE
- a CDS encoding tetratricopeptide repeat protein, with translation MKKQIYFSLLFFVFTAFAEDNFEKARKALNEKNYNLAISLLKEDCSNNIGKSCEFLGQIYDEGLGVNKDYNKAKYYYEKACKLNESFGCNNLGYLYETVNKDYNKAKYYYKKACNLGYKKACGYYAELKNIENIPKPFGLVVGKTTQEEFLRIVKERNWNISNKGYRIIKDDVSNPNIYGYFIDNINLKYLDTAKFWFYKGILMKIDYELSEDMGKNTFKVYYDKLKAKYGAPAIYREPYLAEGLAEWNFGNVKVILRVPWVSTYTYLTYEDIKLTQEADKDDEEYYKSYIQKTSKDIEGL
- a CDS encoding ribonuclease H-like domain-containing protein, with translation MWSWDDILEERNKHLSRFSNFIVFDIETIPDKQMLEEIGNDGEKEKHQNGEFLPIPFHKIVSISYLIIKNEDIKIFKSFVSEKEQFLINNFWDGFRQAYTGRNGYIEIFPVLITINGKDFDIPVINARSLRYIENIDETYKKYISIFLDKFDKWEDKYPRYTNRYTLYHIDIPLDIFGKKMSLKNLCYLCNIPVKQEGDGSKVEDYFNNGDLEKIARYCSEDVKATAMLFSYINEHFLSSMYLFPKIDDLENIEPEIIKD
- a CDS encoding PD-(D/E)XK nuclease family protein: MFFSGSYSFLKENLLNLIKNIEVGKKITFIVHSNQMKLYLKEYLVKNLGILVNTEFYTLIDISKRLSEIEPLNDFDKEFIIKKFLLEKNLDLDSLPEEFNLLLQQIKEYQIPIINIKSDFVKEIINKYENFKDKKYFDREDVHQKAIEKNTDFKTDYLIIFGIKSVPKLHQRLFLKLKSISQNIFVFLPLIRNSGYFQNYQHFKEVFNFYEDMIENQAIEEKSYDINTKTANLIYKFDYDFKPFENENIRLLKAENPYQEVEFLAYEIINLIEKGNDFKDIAVIIPQIESYIPYIKDIFNKYKIPYYLSEENRYIDYPVFRKLFDIFQLKQENFSKDFVLKILDSNLINIEDIDKIYKEILNLPVIISFEEWEEYFFKEKDNNLYKILKLINDFTEETDLESYINLLKNISNLIKSEELKQFLNEIIENLENNQLYKELFPKLRYKDFLAILKTFFMQEYKENKIRANTISILNPISAEGNNFKYIFFLNLNSGNFPSTIREEILATASELNNIDYPFHLLMQQLSNFASILDKNKKIYLSYVGNGINGEKKAPSFIIEELKRILNIEIEDVKIDKPLSKKDFYIKYAKYLINLDNNLKEKYQKIKEKDLEKTKQDFKYDFVNIQFPISATKFSIYATCPYKFFFEVLMEISDIEQIDREKISPVDKGIIIHKVLENFYKNKDWEELEKQFFKEIEEKIKFLIPSYIPFAYEDAKITFDNLKKFIDWDLKRLKEEQKEPIILEEAYETKDFKGKIDRVDKDNNENYYIYDYKTGKTKIKDIEENIKTKYIQLLIYKRFLKDKKVKEIGIFSINNKNGDFLAKIDDESKLKELDSYLLSLLDQLKNKYFYPQENDYCKYCIFETFCPKDKLKEE
- a CDS encoding UvrD-helicase domain-containing protein encodes the protein MANINYIASAGTGKTYNLIKNVIEKITKENIELKNLLILTFTEKAAAELKEKIAESIKEKISDKNTDLKDKIKLHKQLLFIDSGYIGTFHSVFYRFLRKYPEITKIDLSSQIIDEEEIKDFLYISFEEWIKEDFEKDKDIWLEIANFLEANPKEIKKIFFDLYKNRTKIKISDSNTDLNYQKEKINTQKKELLALEEEVIKQYKENQKFFKKEAEEKIKTVFNQLKRKNLSKLKKGENLVNKKKEKEVPDLYSFFEYFCHKVNNLRNYVRDYNAKLILKKFRDFKEYFQEKKQKEQILDFTDILLKTEELIKNEKVRKQLKDKFKYIFIDEFQDTDMIQAKIIKQISNNNIFVFGDPKQCIYTWRNANLKVYFEFLEENNFEDIVLNTNYRSDKCIVDFHNRLISIKDYLKHIDEKYKVEVNHNKSFENSYIKHFILNTEDKEIQAKLTIKIIQDLIKEGQKYEDIMILFLNNDDIREFKKILDQYNIPNIITADENLFDSEEIKLILNILKYIEYPENRLNLLKILKSPLILADDKTIYEKNLNISNKNLEIINQIISQKNSLTLQQIIDKIFEETDLIEIFSIIDENSIENFNIFKKIYKQKSLEGYSLRDFILYLETSTYPKGNENDKNAVKLFTIHKSKGLESPVIIMPLIDHKPYQIRLGEELYIKKEIPLLNLTKQGAVSKKLKKYKKTLKEEIKNENERLFYVATTRAKEKLIFISGTQNRENSFKNILEKVSNIEKETIDIENILLEKNEDEEQSLKDIEKQLKEIEKKEKQREKIYEKALKQQPFTSVSKIMEEEKEEVVKTSVNQEIATYTGILTHLILENLDFKNFSEKDINKLIQEKQNIIPNKIKKQVVENVKTILERFENSNLHNELKNAEILFKELPFSLYEDGKIIDGRIDIIYKKDGKIIVMDFKTNKYETEEEKQKIIKMYETQKNYYLKAVQKFITKEEVIFKLGLLWKGEVV